The Gloeobacter morelensis MG652769 genome contains the following window.
GCTCCGCCAGGGTCAACGCAGTGGCAGCACCAATCCCGCTACTGGCGCCTGTGATCCAGGCGCGCTTTGCTTTAAACTGTGCCATGGCCTTGCTCCTGAATAGCTTGAATGCCGAGGGCCATCGTGGAGTGTCTACGGACCGTCGAGGGGCGATTCGTAAAAGTCTTTGTCGCGGGGAACGATGACATCGGCTTTGTGGGTGACATCGATGGCTACCCGGCCGCGGTTCATCGTGCAATCTTTGATGTGGCCGCCCACTTTCTTGTCGTCGCTGAGAAAGTGCATGTGGTAGCCCCCGACGTTGACCTGCTCCATGTAGGCGGGGAAGCGGAACCCGACCACTGTCCCCTGGACGTCGTAGTTATAGAACTGGGTGGCCTGGGCGAGCAGCTCCAAAAAAGGAATGTAGGGTTTGCGCTGACCGGGGGTGCTTTCTGTCTGCATATAACTGAAAGCGCCGTCGATCCGGAAGGCGTACATGACGTTGAGAGTTGGATACAGGGTGTCGAGTGTGGCGTAGAGATCCGGGCAACTGATCGGCTTGTCGAAAGTCAAAATGCGGTCGGGTCTGAAGAATTTGACCGTCGCCCACGAGGCTTTTTCTGAATCGGCCAGCTCGTAGATGCTGCCGTCGGCCAGGATGTTGTAGAAGCGGCCATCGACGGCGAACACTTCGCCGTCGATGCGGTCGGGGGCACCCAGGCCCATATCGCCGAATCGCTTGAGCATTCCATAGGTGACCACACCGTCGTACAGAGCAGAGTAGATGGCTGTGGAGATCGAGGCTGTGAAAACCACGTCGTTGTTGTCCTGGCTGTCGGCGGAAGCTTTGTTGGTGAGGATCACATCACTGGATGGCTTAGGCAGAGATTTTCCGGAGACCACATGCTTGCGGGAGTTGTTCGGCACAGGATGGGAAAAAAGGGTTGACGGAAACGACAGAGTTACCAGCAGCAGGCAAAGCCCAACGGTCAGTTTTTGCTTCAAAGAACGCATCGATTGAAACTCCTGGCACACAGTGCAGACAAATCGCGTCGAAATCACTTCGAGGGAATATCAAAGTCCAAGTTGTCACAAAGCTTGTGGTTAATGCCTGTCAAGTGTTGTTTTATTGGGCGGGAAGCTTTGTGGTTATCCGAGCACTAAGTCGTCGGTTTTTAACCGGAGCCTATGACCTCTCCGTCGAGAGGAGATTGATAGTAAGGCAAGGTGTTTGGAAGGTCAACTTTGAGTTGAGAAGCGGCATCTATGTAAACGCGAGCCCTCCTGATTTTGCAGGTATTGATGTGCCCTGCATTTTGCTTATCATTTGTAAGAAGATGAAGATGGTATTGAGGAACGTTAAGATCTGGGGCAGTTTTCTCGGGAAAACGGAAACCCATGAACGTTCCCTCGACGTTGTTCACTTCCTCGTTGACTGCATTTGCGAGACCTTCCGAAAAGGATGCGTAAGGCTTTTCCATTCTGGGGAAGTTCTGATACTGAACAGAGTCAAAGACGCCTACAACCTTAATAGCATAGAAGACATTGACGGTTGGAAGCTTTTTGTCCAGCGTTGCCTTGAAATCCTCGCAATCGATAGGTTGGAGAATATCAAAGCTCTTCTCGGGCTTAAAGAATTTGACAGTGGCCCAGGAAACCGTTTCGGCGTCATCCGTTTCCCTCACGGTGCCATCCGTTTTAGACTGATAGTATTTGCCATCGATAGCCATGATTTCCCCGTCAATGTGATCGGGTGCGCCCAAACCGAAATCGCCGTTTCGCTTCAGCTTGCCGTACGTAATATATCCATCGAACACAGATGAGTACAACGCGTCTGCCGTCGAGGCTTGGAATACAACATCATCACTTACCGAATTGGGAACCGAAAATGCTGAGAGTGTAACTGCTCCGACGAGAGTGAGGCCCGACAAAAGCAGGATTCCCTTCAACTTTTTCCGCTTTTTACTGCCATCACCGACAAAAACTTTGCGAATGTCCATGGTCAAGCTCCTCTGTAATTTAAGTGTGAACAGCAGTTTTGCAACAGATACTGCCATTGCAAGAAATAGACGACTTTAGGGGGTGATCACGGCGCGAAAGCGCACATCCCCACTGAGTACCCGGTCGAAGGCGAGGTTGATGTTATCGAGCGAGTAGGTCTCGGCGACGACTTTGACCTTGCCTTTAGCCGCGTAGTCGAGGGCTTCAAAAAGATACTCCGGGCCGTTTTGCTGCGAACCGATAATTCGCCAGCGGTTGACCAGCAGATCGCCACTCACCGCGAGGGTCTGGTTGTCGCTGGGAAGACCCATCAGCACCAACCGGCCGTCCGGGCGCAGCCCTTGC
Protein-coding sequences here:
- a CDS encoding acetolactate decarboxylase: MDIRKVFVGDGSKKRKKLKGILLLSGLTLVGAVTLSAFSVPNSVSDDVVFQASTADALYSSVFDGYITYGKLKRNGDFGLGAPDHIDGEIMAIDGKYYQSKTDGTVRETDDAETVSWATVKFFKPEKSFDILQPIDCEDFKATLDKKLPTVNVFYAIKVVGVFDSVQYQNFPRMEKPYASFSEGLANAVNEEVNNVEGTFMGFRFPEKTAPDLNVPQYHLHLLTNDKQNAGHINTCKIRRARVYIDAASQLKVDLPNTLPYYQSPLDGEVIGSG
- the budA gene encoding acetolactate decarboxylase → MILTNKASADSQDNNDVVFTASISTAIYSALYDGVVTYGMLKRFGDMGLGAPDRIDGEVFAVDGRFYNILADGSIYELADSEKASWATVKFFRPDRILTFDKPISCPDLYATLDTLYPTLNVMYAFRIDGAFSYMQTESTPGQRKPYIPFLELLAQATQFYNYDVQGTVVGFRFPAYMEQVNVGGYHMHFLSDDKKVGGHIKDCTMNRGRVAIDVTHKADVIVPRDKDFYESPLDGP